From Lasioglossum baleicum chromosome 16, iyLasBale1, whole genome shotgun sequence:
GACTGAACCTGGACGTGAGCCCCTCCAAGGGAACCATGAAGCTGAAGATGCTGCCGCTGAAGGGAGAGGAGACAGCGAAACTGTTACACTACAGCGTTGTGCCGTACACCTCCAAACACGATATTCTGAATCTCCAACCGGTGCTCACCGACAAGAACACGCGCAAGATTCAAGGCGAGGACATCCTCAGGAAGGAGGATCTTGTGCCGATGACGAAGGTGGCGAACTTCTTCACGCTGGAAAGAGAGAGCGACAGGAACAACGATCAGTTCTGGAAGTCGAGTAACAACGACATCACGGATTACATGTGGTCCCCATGGACTCAGAAGAGCAACGAGTTCCGCAAGATGAACCTGTTCTTAAACGCGGAGCCCGGCAATCAGGAGCCTTTCATCATTTCCGCAGCCTGGGACTCTCTGAACATACAACCTGGCGAAGAGGCCGAGCAATGGTCCAAGCTGGCCAAGTCGTTCGCGCCGTCCAATCCTGGTAACGAATTGATTCGCAGGAACGAACTGCTGCAGGAGGTCGGCAAAGGCATCAAGGCTGCCAGGTCCTCGGTCCTCGACATGGAAGTGCAAATCCCCGGTGAGCTTAGAACACACAGCTCCCTCACGATCGCCTATTCCGAGAGCAACGCCGAGAACAAACGCAAGGCGCTGATGTTCTGGAAGATGAACATGCCGGAGGACGATAATACCAAGTACCAAATCTGCGTCGCTGCTAACCAAGGCAGCCCGATGAACACGATCCCCAGCTACGAGATGGCGCAACGCACCAACCAGAAGGAGGAATTCGACATGGACATCCGCTTCGGACCTACCTGCCAGCAAGGCGATCAGTTGAACGTGAAAGGAGAGGCGTTGCAAAGCGAACAGTTGAAGGAACTTCTGAAGGAGTCCCCGGTGATTGAGACGTGCGAGGAACAGATGAAGCAGGGCAACAAGATCCTCCGGGACTGCCAGAACTCCGCAGCGTTCGCCAAGATACTGGACGAGTACAAGTTCAGCTTGAACATCGAGTCCGAACCACTCAGACTGATGGCTGACATGTTGCTCGAGACGATCAGCAACACTGAATACGTGGACACACAGGTCGACAGCAGCAACCCTAAGAACGACGGCAAGAAAACCATCGACCTCGAGTTCAAGTTGTCGAAGGATTTCAATACGGCTAACTTAGCTGTGTTCACCAGCGAGATGGATATGTACATGAACAACGTACCCGTGAGCCTGTTGAACCTCGAGCTCGAGGACTTGATGGTCCAGGACGAGAACGTGGGCGACACTATGTACGACCTCTTGGACAGTAAGTGATGGATGTTGTAATCGTTGTTGTTGTTACTAGAATCTAGATCTAACCCCAAGCTCTCGTTTCCCCCAGATTCCTGCATGATCGACCAAACCAGAGTCGAGACCTTCGACGACAACAGCTACCCGCTGCGTCTGGGCAAGTGTTGGCACGCGATCATGACCACATACTCTAAACTGAACCCGGAGAAGCAAGGTGAGAAGCTGCACATCCCCGAGGATATGAGCGTGAGCGTGTTGGCCAGAGAGATCGAGGACGGCCACAAGGAGGTGAAGATCTTGCTCGGCGAGCAGGAGATCTTGCTGATACCTGGAGATTCCGAGCCGCAGGTACAACTGAACTCGCAACCACTGAAGATCACGCAGGAGAAGGGCTTCCAGAAGAGGAAGGAGAGTGAGGTGAAGCTGGAGATCAACAGACTGGGCGACAACTCGATCGCCGTGACGGCCGACGAGCAGGACGTGAAAGTGATCTACGACGGAAAGCGCATTCTGATCAAGGTGAGGACGAAGCTGTTTCTGTTGTCTGATAATTTTCGTTGTTGTCACGTTGTGGACCACTGCTTTGAATACTTCGTAGTCatgtttatcataaatgcataaaacccgcgcTCTACTGATAAGCTAATCCCATCTTTGGATGGCAAATTCCCTTTCTAACACGGGCCACTCGTTTCCCAACAGGCTTCCGAGGACTACCGCAACTCCGTGCGCGGTCTCTGCGGTAACTTCGACGGCGAGGCGAACAACGACTTCTGGGGCCCCGAGAACTGCGTGATGAGGACACCGGAGGTGTTCATCGCGTCGTACGCGCTCACCAAGGACCAATGCGAGGGCCCGGCGTTGCAGAACGCGAAACTGGCTCGCGAACAATGCACACCGATCGGGTTCTTCCGTCAGAGCAACGTGATCAGCGACATTGACGCCGGAAGACACAACAACGAGAAGTTCGGCTACCAGCAAAGCGGAGAACAGCTAACCGGGAAACATTGCAACACCCACAGGACCCAGGTCAAGGAGATGGATGGCAAGCTCTGCTTCACCATCCGACCTGTCGTCGACTGCGCACCTGGCTGCTCGCCTGTCGAGACCAAGATGAAGAACTACCAGTACCACTGCATGGACATCAACGAGGCGTCGCTGAGCTTGAAGAGGAGGATCGAGAAGGGCGCCAACCCTGATCTCAGCCAGAAACGCATCGACATGTCGCAGCCGATCCGCGTACCCCTGGCATGCAAGGCTTGAACACGGAACCCCCAGCGATTACGCTAACCTAGTAGTTAACATCGTCTTCGATGTATAGTTTCTTTTgtattaataaaatgtatagTTTTCACATAAATTTTCTTGCTTCTCTCATCCAGTCGTCTGACTCGCGAGTACGGTAGCGTGCACAGGACACCTCAGCTGGAATCGGTCCAGTTGGCAGTCCATGTTCTTGATCTTGTCGTACAGCTCCTTCATCCTACAGGGGTCTTCGAGTTCGACATTCTCTTTTGGTCGATTTTCCAGTTTTCCTCTTTTCCCTGATCGCGTCGTTGGTCTCGAAACGACCTCGCACTGCTGGTGCAACGCCGCCTCCTTGAGTTCTCTGTTCTTCCTGCGCTGCATCTTCTCCTGCTTCTCGTACGGGAAACCTGAAGAGACACGTTGAATTAGTCGATTGGTTTATCAGTTGTAAATGGAAAATTTGTCAGACTTGCTTCTGAACACCGACACCACTCCGATCTTTAGATCCCTCTCGATCTCGCGGATCGCTTTCTCGCACCTCTCGTAGTGCGTGCCCCGGAAGATCGACGATTTCTTCGGATCTATATCGCAATCACGGTAACAGACGATTTGTTTACCGGTGTACTTCCTGTACTCGAAGCACTTCAGCATCTCCTCGATGAACGTGAAGCTGCTCTTGTCGATCCTGGTGACCACGCCCGGTCGTTGCTTCGTTCGCAGCAGATGATGAAGCTGTTGGAACGCGTCGAACATTGATTTTCTGGACTGCTGCTTTGGCAAAGCACTTTTTGGACAAGTTAATGCGCAGAAATCGGTCGTGTCCGACTACCTTGAAGAGAATGAAGAGGACCCACTGCATCGATTCGAGCTCCAGCGAACGCTCGCGGTTTCTGATCTCGTTGTACTTGAACCTGCCGCGATTAATAATTCaattagacaatttttattttccagtcTATCGATAATAGAACGAGGGAGTAGTTCGATCACACCTGTTCATGTTCTTCACAGTCTCGCCGTTCTTCTTGTAAACGGTTTCCAGCCATCGTCGCATCGCCGAGATATTGAGGACCGTCTTCCTGACCCAGTAACCTCGCCACGCCGCTTGGATCTTCGTCGCCATTCGATTGTAATAATTCTGCCACATCCGATGAACACGCTCGACCAGGTATCGATCCGTGAAGATGCGGACATAATAACCGCGCCAGTGCCGCTGAATAGTGATCGCGCTCCGATGCAGCAGCCGGAAATGCTCACGGGTCAGTATACCACGGATCCACGCCTAAAACGTGACCCCTGAATCGTTTCACACGGAAAACTCGATCCAATCCGTCCGCCCTAAATTACCACTCTCTAAAAATGACTCGAGGGCATTTATTAACGCATTCGGTGCCCATTCAGCGGCcccaaaaattctataaaatcgcAGCAATTGGTTGAATGAAATTCAAATCGAACAATTAAGATATACTAATATTtggacaatttatattttgctcaAACCGTTGAAtacttaacactgaacctaccaccgccggtcaaatgaccggtttctggatttttatttcacaatgatGCTTTATATCcgagcacatattataataaaaatcacagaaaatcTGTATAAATTCTATGATGTCATTTTTACAAGGCAACACATGTCAGCAGTTTTTAAAGcgcggtaggttcagtgttaataaatatttagcaacatctCCTGAAACTCTCATGAGAATACAGCCCGCATAAGTTAATTTATGTAACAATTCTCGAGAGGtgatttttacattttccataATCGCGCGCGTGAAGAAAAGAGACTCGGTACCAGTTTTAACGAATTATTGCTCAGATTCTTCCCCACGGAGATTGTTGCGGTAATTTTCGGCTAATTTATGAACGATTTCGACAACAATTTCTCGTGAAAACAGTGTTTCTCTTCGGCGGGACCCACGCCGAAAAATCGTCCTCGCGGAGACTTCGACGCGCGGGCAGGAGAGTCGCGCGGGAAATTCAAACTCGCGTTGGGGAAGATGTTTTTCAATTCGTCTTCCCCAAGGATGATCTTCGCAAAAATCCGAAATTATGTCTACAGCAGCGATATCACGCGAGAAGTGCGAAAGTATATTTTTCGGATAAACATTTGGCCAGCTGTCGGAGAAACGGCATCATCGAGTGTCGCGGTCTTGACCTTAAACATTGATATCTCGGACGGCGATTACGGTGGCCGGCACTTCGTTATTAACGAGCGAACGATAACTTTCTCGAGTGAGAGAGGTTATCGTTCGTGTTTTCATTGTGCTCTCAGGTTAACCTGTATTTTTCGAGCCGCAATAAAATGCTCGCGTCTGATCGATTCAGCATAATCGTCTCTGCGCTTGATCTCTTCCTGGAAATCGATGGGATCGACAGTGAGTCGCAGCACCGAGACCATCGTCGATCGAAACAAATCTGCCAGCTGAGAAAAGTTGGACACTTCCGATATCGATTCTCGATTTTAACATAATCGACGGAAGATCTGCGAGTATTCGAAGCACTGTGTCTCAGGAAATTGTCGAAATTGAATTCCATATTGATTAGATTAAACTCGAAATATATAAATGCACGCTGTACAAAGagttaattattaattgaatAGATTGAgtgtatttaaaaattacttcaGGAAGAGGTAACTCGAggaaaacaataaataatttatttcgtacATG
This genomic window contains:
- the LOC143216896 gene encoding uncharacterized protein LOC143216896, with the protein product MWQNYYNRMATKIQAAWRGYWVRKTVLNISAMRRWLETVYKKNGETVKNMNRFKYNEIRNRERSLELESMQWVLFILFKLHHLLRTKQRPGVVTRIDKSSFTFIEEMLKCFEYRKYTGFPYEKQEKMQRRKNRELKEAALHQQCEVVSRPTTRSGKRGKLENRPKENVELEDPCRMKELYDKIKNMDCQLDRFQLRCPVHATVLASQTTG